The Gemella massiliensis DNA segment TTTTTTGTATTAAAATTTTTTTCTTTTAATATTTTAGAAATTATTTCTTTATAATCTCCACCTATTGCTTTTAATCTGTCTACAATAGTGGATTTCATGTCTGTTGTTAGGTATCTGCTGTCCGTTCTGGGATAAGTTAAAATTTTATGTCGTTCATAAAGATTTTGCATTATGTTTAGCGTTTGTTTAGGAGATAAACCAAATAAATTACTGGCTGTTTGTTGAATATCTGTAAGGTTATATAAAGGTTTCGCTGAAGATTTTCTTTCTTTTATTTCCACTTTATCAAAATAAATTACTTTATTACGATTTTCTTTCACAAACTGTTCTGCTTTTTCTAAACTAAACTCACTTTCATTACAGGTAAATTTTACACCTTCTATATTACATTCAAAAGTGTAGAATTTCCTTGATTTAAAATTTTTTATTTTTTCTTCTCTTGTTAAAACCATTTGAAGAGTAGGAGTTTGAACACGTCCACAGTTTAATGAAGCATTATATTTTAAAGTTAATGCCCTTGAAGCGTTGATTCCGAACAACCAATCAGCATTAGCACGTGCCAACCCTGAATAATATAATCCGAGATAGTCATTACCACTTTTTAAATTTTTAAAACCGTCTTTTATTGCTTTATCAGTAACCGAAGAAATCCAGAGGCGTTTTATATTTTTTTTAAAGTTGGCTTTTTCTAATATATACCTTGCAACCAATTCTCCCTCACGTCCAGCGTCAGTCGCAATAATCACTTCACTTACATCTTTTCTATTTAGTGCATTTTCTATTATTTTATATTGTTTAAAAGTTTTTTTTATAATTTCCGTTTTCATATGTTTTGGAATCATAGGAAGCTTTTCTAACCCGATATTATTAAATTCTTTATATTTATCCGGTGTTTGAAGTGTTACTAAATGCCCTAAAGCCCAAGTAACAATATATTTATCCCCTTCCAAACAACCATTTTTGTTATTTTTAGCACCGAGATTTCTGGCAATATCTCGTGCCACTGACGGTTTTTCGCATAATACTACACTTTTCATCTATATATCCTCTTTTATAAAATTTATTTTTATTAATTATTATGAACCATATTTAGATACTACAACAACCTTATTTTGTTTTCTATTCTAATTTTTTCTAAAACTATTACTATAAAAAGACTATCTTAAAATAATAAGAATGGTGAATTATATTGAATTTAAACATAATCATTCACCAAAAATATTTTCATCATAATGAAAAATATTAAATCCTAATTTTTAAGTTAGCCTTATCTTATCACTGTAATTTCTACACTATAAAAATTTTAATTACTCTGAAATTACTTGATCAAGGGTTGATACTATTCTTGCCCGACCTTTTATTTTGAAATTTTTAATATTATCAAAAATATTCAAAATAATTACCTCGCCTTTATTTAAAATCTCCAAAGATTCTTCATTGTTTATTTTCTTGGTAATAACTTTAACATTATCCACTTCGGCTCTTATTATTATATAATCAGCTTGTTTCATATTTTCACCCTATTACAGTTTAATTTTATATTGAATATCTTTTACTAAATTGTTATCTTCTAAAAATACCCCTGTTTTTTTACTGGTTACCGTCTTAGAACCTATTTTTTTTATTCCCCTCATAGCCATACACATATGCTCCGCTTCTATAACAACATAGACACCTTTAGGGTGTAGTTGTTCTTCCATTGCATTTACTATCATGAGGGTCATATCCTCTTGAATTTGCAAACGACGACTTGCACTTTCAACAAGACGTGCTAATTTACTAAGTCCTGTTATTTTTCTATTTTTAGGAACATATGCTATATGACATACTCCATAAAATGGAAGCATATGGTGTTCACATAGTGAATAAAATTGAATATCTTTCACTAATATAGGTTCATCGTTATCTGATTCGAAAAATGTATTAATTTCCTCTTTGGGATCTACATTCGTCTTTGATAACAATTCTTCATACATTTTTACACAACGTTTTGGTGTATCCATAAGTCCCTTTCTTGTAGGATCTTCTCCAAAGTTTTCTAATAAAGTTTTTATAAGTTCCATTGACTGTTCTTTATTCTTCAAAACCAACCTCCAAATTTTTTATGATAACACTATTTTACCACAAAAACGACTAATTCAATAGAGAAATATTTTCTGTTCTTAAACCAGAAAGTTGCTAATTTGACAAAATAAAAAGCCTAAAATACAAACTATCTTAGGCCTTTTTATTTATTTCCTATTATTTTACTGCATCTTTAAGTGCTTTACCAGCTTTGAATGCAGGTACTTTACTAGCTGCAATTTCAATTACTTCATTAGTTTGTGGGTTACGACCTTTACGAGCAGCTCTTTCTCTTACTTCAAAGTTACCAAATCCAATAATTTGAATTTTTTCACCTTTAGCTAGAGTTTCTTCAACTGTTTCTACGAATGCTTCGATAGCTGCAGTTGCTTGTTTTTTTTGTAGTCCTGATTTCTCAGCTACTTTTGAAATTAATTCTGATTTATTCATTAATCCTTTACCTCCGTTTTTGAGTAGCGGTTTCCCGCTTCACTTATTAAATATTACCATATTACCAAGTAATAATCAAGTTTTTATTAAAGAAAAATGGCGAAAAATATGTTTTTACATGATTTTATTTAATTTAGCATCATTTTTTATTTTATTTGTTAATAAATTTTCATTAAATCCAACTTCTTATACCTAGAAAATTATTCAAATCTATTTAATTCTTCACTAGCTACATTTTTCATCAAATTTTTAGCACAATCATTTATTGACAAATCTTCATACAATACTTTATAAATATTTTCTGTTATAGGCATATAAACATTATATTTTTTTGCAAGTTGATAGCAAACTTTTGTAGTTCTAACTCCTTCTGCCACCATATCTAATTTAGCAACTGCTTCTTCTAATGTATATCCCTTACCAATTAAATAACCACAATTATAATTTCTTGAATGTTTTGAAGTACACGTTACAACTAAATCTCCGATACCGCCAAGTCCTAAGAAAGTCATCTGTTTTGCACCTAGTTTTGTCCCAAGACGTGTTATTTCTATTAATCCGCGCGTAAGTAAAGCGGCCTTAGCATTATCTCCTAATTTCATTCCGTCTATTATTCCACAACCAACTGCAATAATATTTTTTAAAGCACCACCCACTTCTACACCGATAATATCTTTATTGACATAGATTCTAAAATATTTATTATGAAAAATTTTCTGAGCTAATTTATTTAATTTATCATTTTTAGAAGCTATAGCCACAACGGTAGGATTTCTTAAAACTAATTCTTCCGCGTGTGACGGTCCGCTTAAAACTCCGACACCTTTTAATAAATTACTATCTATCTCATCTTCTATTACTTCTGACATACGTTTATTAGTTTCCATCTCCAACCCTTTTGAAACATGAATAATATACTTTGGAATATCTAAATAAACATTTATTTTTTTCATTGTCTCTCTCATTGCTTTTGTTGGAACTGCTATTACTAATACTTCACCAAACTTTACCGCTTCTTCAAGATTACTGGTAGCGATAACATTTTCAGGTAACTTTATATTTTTTAAATATCGTTTATTAGTGTGTTCAGTATTTATTTCATCCCTTGTTTTCTCATTTCTCGAATACAGTCGAAGTTCGTGTCCGTTATCAACTATCGCCTGTGACAATGCTGTTCCCCAGCTTCCAGAACCTATTACTGATATTTTCATATTATTTTCCTCACTAATTTTATTCAATAACTTTTATATTAAATTTATTATATCAGAAAAAATGAAATTAATCACTAACTAAATATGGTTATATAATAGGGAAAAAGTTTTTCACTTTTTAGTTTATTTTTTTATTAATAATCTAAATGAATTTAATAACGCTATTACCGTCATTCCCACATCGGAAATTATTGCTTCCCACATAGTTGCTATACCAAATGCACCGAGCGTTAAAAATATAACTTTTACTAAAATAATCGCTATAATATTTTGGTAGGCTATATGACGTGTTTTTTTCGCTATATTAATCGCTGTAATAATTTTTGACGGTTTATCTTCCATTAGCACTACATCTGAAGTTTCAACAGCAGCATCGCTCCCTAAACTTCCCATTGAGACACCTATATCAGCTCGTGCTAGAGTTGGTGTATCGTTAATACCATCTCCAATAAACATAACTTTTTTTCTATTATTAATTTTTATTTTTTCAAATATTTCCAACTTATTCTGTGGCAATAATTCAGCATAAACTTCATCTATATTCAACTGTTTCGACACGTTTTCAGCTAATATTTTATTATCTCCGGTTAACATTATTGTTTTTATTTTTTTATCTTTCAAAGAATCTATGAATTTTTTGGTGTCTGCTTTTATTTTATCAGCTATAACTATGCTACCGATAAATTCATTGTTTTTAGCAATATATACTATTGTACCTAATGAATTATTTTTTTCAAAGACAATTTTATTTTTAATCATCAACTTATCATTACCAACTAATATGTTATCACCATTATACGATAAAGATACGCCATAACCACTTAACTCTGTATAATCTTTTATTAAATCTTCATTGATTTTTAATGTAGTATAGTTTTTTATTGATACTGCTATTGGATGATTAGAATAATATTCTCCTGCTACTGCTAATTTTAGCAACTCTTCTTTTGTTGTATTTTTTACAGTGATTGCTACTACACTAAAAACTCCTTCGGTTATTGTTCCCGTTTTATCCATTACAACTGTTTCTATTTTTGTCAATAAATCTAAATAATTACTTCCTTTTACTAAGACCCCTTCTTTCGAAGCTAATCCCAATCCGCTGAAATAAGTTGTTGGAATGGATACTACCAATGCACAAGGGCAGGAAATAACCAAAAACATACATGCTCTATACAACCAAGTATCTATATTAAAATTCTCTAAAATTAACAAAGGTATCACAATTAATAATAATGCCCCAATAACAACAAGCGGTGTATAAATTTTTGAAAATTTTGTAATAAATTTTTCTGAAGGAGCTTTTTTGTTCGCTGCCTCCTCTACCAATTTTAATATTTTCATAATAGAAGAATTTTGAAAAGTATTTATTACTTTTACTTCAATAACGCCGTGATAGTTAACATATCCTGCTAAAACTTTATCATTTTCTTTAACACTGCACGGTATTGATTCTCCTGTTAAAAAAGAAGTATCAACGTTTGAACTGCCGGAAACAACAATACCGTCTAATGCAATCTTTTCTCCAGCTTTTATTACTATAACGTCTCCTATTTTTATATCTTCCGGTTTTACCGGAACTACCCCATTTTTTTTTTTAAAATTAGTAATATCCGGTCTTAATTTTAATAAACTCTTTATTGAATTCCGAGATTGTTCACTTGCATAATCGGCAAATATTTCACCTAATTGATAGAATAACATAACCGCTACCGCTTCTGAATATACTCCTATATAAATTCCACCAATTGTTGCTATCGCCATTAGAAAATTCTCATCAAAAAAATTACCTTTAATAATGTTTTTTATTGATTTATATAAAACATCATACCCTAAAATAAAATATACTAAAAGTAGTAATAATAAACTGTAATTATTATTACTAAATAACCCCGCTGTTATAAATATTAGTATCCCTACAACAAATCTCAATACATTATAAGATATTAAAAATTTTATAATATCCCTTTCCTTTTTCATTACAGTCACCTCACTTATTAATTTCTTATTTATGACTAATATGTTCTAAAACATTTTCCAATATTTCATAAACGTGTTTATCACTGAGTGAATAAAATACTTCTTTTCCTTCTTTTTCAGCTTTTACAATATTCCCCTTTTTTAACTGCTGAAGATGATAAGAAGTGTTAGCCACAGTTTCATTTATAATTTCAGCTATATCTTGAACACAAAGTCTTTTTTTCATTATTAAATAAATAATATCAATTCTCCTTTTATCAGCTATTAGGTTTAAAAAATTGTATACTTTATCTCGTTCTTCTAAATTCAAAATAATACACCTCTACATTCAAAATTCTATTTGAGTACATTTTATCATACCCCCTCTAAACATTCAAGTGTATTTTTGAATATAGAAATCATTACTATTTAGCATAAATTATTTTATTAATATATCTTTTTTATGAAATATGCTATAATGAAAGAAAATATTTTAGGAGATTAGATTATGAAATGGTTTGAGATAATTTTAATAGACGGAAATCGCGGATTGATAAATTTAAACAATGTAATTGATATTTGGAAAGACTATGATGCCGAGTACGCAACTTTATCACAGGTTAATGGAGATGATATAGAAATTCCCGCCTCTGAATATGATAGAATAAAACGTGCTTTGGAATTAAAAGGATATGTTTTAGGAGGTTTATAATAATTATGACTCGATTTTTAAAAATCTTTATAACCTTAACTATTATCACTGCTATCGGTTTAGGGATTTTCTACTACATAAATAACAGTTCAAAAGATAATAATACTGTTGATGATAAAACTAATATTGAAACAACGGTAAAAAGCGAAACAGGTTCACAAGAAGATGTTGAGGGTACCGTTGTTGCTAAACGTAGTACAGAAAATAATTAAAAGGAGTTTTACAATATGAAAATCAACTTTAAAAAAATATTCGGAGTATTATTGACCGGTGTTCTTATCTTTTCTTCTATTAACACTTTTACTACTAATATTATTGAAGCGAAAGGCAGCACTGTTAAACCATCTTCTATTAAATCCAGTAGTAAACCACGTACTTCCGGCAGCTCTAAAAGCAGTAAGCCGAAAGGTAAGACTTCAAGTAAATCTACCACTTCGACAAAAAGAAATTTTTCTAAAAGCTCTAAAGGAAGTTACAACCATAATTACAACAGTTATAATAATCAAAATTACAAAAAACAATATACAGATTATCTAAACAATAACTATCGTTCTAGCGGATTTTTCTCAGGTAACAGTATAACAAATATGCTACTTTGGTACACTTTATTCCACCATTCAACAACTCCACACACCAAAGTTCATGCCAGCGATCAACAAAAAGAACTTGTTGATAATGTAAAGGATAGCAAAGTTCCTGTTTATATGCTAGAAATAAAAACAAAAGAAGGGGAAACAAAATACATTTCAGTTACAAAAGAACAATATGATAAAGTAAAAGAAGGAGATAATATTTCTCTTAAATCAGGACACTTAGAAATTAAAAATTAATTAAATAAAAATTTTCCCCGATATATAGTAAAGCTATATTGTTAATTATCTTTATTGAATAATTAACAATATAGCTTTATAAAATTTTTCTATCTAATTTGATATTGACATTTAGTATTAATATTTAGTATTTAATTTTTATAAAATCCCTTTCTAAATTCAATCAATTTCGTTTTCTTGTTAATAATTTAATTGGAGTTCCTTCAAAGTTGAATGAATCTCTTATTCTATTTTCTAAAAATCTCTCATAAGAAAAGTGCATTAATTCCGGATAATTAACAAAAAATACAAATGTCGGTGGGTTAATAGCAACCTGAGAAGCATAAAAAATATTTAGACGTTTCCCTTTGTCCATTGGAGTAGGGTTCATAGATACCGCATCTACAACAACTTCATTAAGTGTTGAAGATTGAATACGGCGTTGTCTATTTTCATAAGATTCTTTTATCAATGGAAAAATATTAAATACTCGTTGTTTAGTTTTTGCTGAAACATAAATGATTTTAGCATAATCTAAATATGCAAAACTATCACGAATTTTTTCATTAAATTCGTTCATAGTTTTATCATCTTTAATTATCGCATCCCATTTATTAACAACAATAATAACACCTTTACCTGATTCATGAGCATATCCTGCTACTCGTTTATCCTGTTCAATTATTCCCTCTTCTGCATTTAAAACTACCAAGACAACATCAGAACGCTCAATTGCTTTTAACGAACGTAATACTGAATATTTTTCACAATTTTCATATACTTTACCACGTTTTCTTATTCCCGCTGTATCAATTACTACATATTCATCACCATCATGAACAAAATCGGTATCAATCGCATCACGTGTAGTTCCTGCTATTTCAGAAGCTATAACACGCTCTTTCCCTAAAATAACGTTAATCAAACTTGATTTTCCTACATTTGGTCTTCCTATTAATGAAAATCTGATTTTTTTATCCTCTATTTTTTCGTCAACTACTTTGAAATTTTTACAAACTTCATCAAGTAAATCTCCTATACCCAAGCCGTGTGAACCTGAAATCGGGAACGGCTCTCCAAATCCTAGTGAATAAAAATCATAAATCATGTGATTCATATCAAAATTATCAATTTTATTAACGGCAAGTATTACAGGTTTATCAGTTTTATATAACAACTTGGCTACTTCTTCATCGTCGGCAGTAACACCATCACGTCCATTAGTTAAGAAAATAATAACATCCGCCTCATCTATCGCTAGTTCCGCCTGTGCTCTAATTTGTTTTTGAAAAGGTGTATTTTCCAATTCAATCCCACCTGTATCAATCATAAAGAATGAATAATTTAACCATTCTGCTTTTGAGTATATTCTATCACGAGTTACACCCGCAACGTCTTCTACTATCGAAAGACGATCACCTATTATTTTATTAAAAATAGTAGACTTTCCTACATTTGGTCTTCCAATAATAGCTACTGTTGGTTTTGCCATTACACAATTCCTCCTTAGCTTTTTTACAAAATATCTTCCATTCAAAAAATAATAGCAATAGACAAATTTTTAATCTACTGCCATTATTTTTAATCATACTTGTTAAAATTAAAGTTCAATTTCTTTAAATTTATCTGCAACGCTGAATGAAGTATCCTCATCTTTTAAATATGAAGTGTCAAATTCCGACTCTTTCTCCTCTTTAGGCGCAACCGGTTTTTCTATTAAATCTTTAATTGTTAAAGATAATCTTTCATTTTCAAAGTCTACATCTAATACTTTAACATTTACTTTATCACCGGCTTTTAATACATCTGTCACATTATTTACTCTTTCATGAGAAATTTGTGAAATATGTACTAAACCTTCAACATCTTCCATCACTTCAACAAATGCACCGAAATCAGTTGTATTACGAACAATACCCTCTAGTACATCGCCTACTTTTATTGTGCCACGTGCAATTTCCCATTGTGTTGGCAATAATGCTTTTGCTGATAGAGAAACTTTACCTTTTTCTTTATCAAGAGAAATAATCGCCACTTTTATAACATCACCGACGCTTAC contains these protein-coding regions:
- a CDS encoding NAD(P)H-dependent glycerol-3-phosphate dehydrogenase, which encodes MKISVIGSGSWGTALSQAIVDNGHELRLYSRNEKTRDEINTEHTNKRYLKNIKLPENVIATSNLEEAVKFGEVLVIAVPTKAMRETMKKINVYLDIPKYIIHVSKGLEMETNKRMSEVIEDEIDSNLLKGVGVLSGPSHAEELVLRNPTVVAIASKNDKLNKLAQKIFHNKYFRIYVNKDIIGVEVGGALKNIIAVGCGIIDGMKLGDNAKAALLTRGLIEITRLGTKLGAKQMTFLGLGGIGDLVVTCTSKHSRNYNCGYLIGKGYTLEEAVAKLDMVAEGVRTTKVCYQLAKKYNVYMPITENIYKVLYEDLSINDCAKNLMKNVASEELNRFE
- the der gene encoding ribosome biogenesis GTPase Der, yielding MAKPTVAIIGRPNVGKSTIFNKIIGDRLSIVEDVAGVTRDRIYSKAEWLNYSFFMIDTGGIELENTPFQKQIRAQAELAIDEADVIIFLTNGRDGVTADDEEVAKLLYKTDKPVILAVNKIDNFDMNHMIYDFYSLGFGEPFPISGSHGLGIGDLLDEVCKNFKVVDEKIEDKKIRFSLIGRPNVGKSSLINVILGKERVIASEIAGTTRDAIDTDFVHDGDEYVVIDTAGIRKRGKVYENCEKYSVLRSLKAIERSDVVLVVLNAEEGIIEQDKRVAGYAHESGKGVIIVVNKWDAIIKDDKTMNEFNEKIRDSFAYLDYAKIIYVSAKTKQRVFNIFPLIKESYENRQRRIQSSTLNEVVVDAVSMNPTPMDKGKRLNIFYASQVAINPPTFVFFVNYPELMHFSYERFLENRIRDSFNFEGTPIKLLTRKRN
- a CDS encoding ArsR/SmtB family transcription factor, translated to MNLEERDKVYNFLNLIADKRRIDIIYLIMKKRLCVQDIAEIINETVANTSYHLQQLKKGNIVKAEKEGKEVFYSLSDKHVYEILENVLEHISHK
- the folE gene encoding GTP cyclohydrolase I FolE, which codes for MKNKEQSMELIKTLLENFGEDPTRKGLMDTPKRCVKMYEELLSKTNVDPKEEINTFFESDNDEPILVKDIQFYSLCEHHMLPFYGVCHIAYVPKNRKITGLSKLARLVESASRRLQIQEDMTLMIVNAMEEQLHPKGVYVVIEAEHMCMAMRGIKKIGSKTVTSKKTGVFLEDNNLVKDIQYKIKL
- a CDS encoding heavy metal translocating P-type ATPase, which gives rise to MKKERDIIKFLISYNVLRFVVGILIFITAGLFSNNNYSLLLLLLVYFILGYDVLYKSIKNIIKGNFFDENFLMAIATIGGIYIGVYSEAVAVMLFYQLGEIFADYASEQSRNSIKSLLKLRPDITNFKKKNGVVPVKPEDIKIGDVIVIKAGEKIALDGIVVSGSSNVDTSFLTGESIPCSVKENDKVLAGYVNYHGVIEVKVINTFQNSSIMKILKLVEEAANKKAPSEKFITKFSKIYTPLVVIGALLLIVIPLLILENFNIDTWLYRACMFLVISCPCALVVSIPTTYFSGLGLASKEGVLVKGSNYLDLLTKIETVVMDKTGTITEGVFSVVAITVKNTTKEELLKLAVAGEYYSNHPIAVSIKNYTTLKINEDLIKDYTELSGYGVSLSYNGDNILVGNDKLMIKNKIVFEKNNSLGTIVYIAKNNEFIGSIVIADKIKADTKKFIDSLKDKKIKTIMLTGDNKILAENVSKQLNIDEVYAELLPQNKLEIFEKIKINNRKKVMFIGDGINDTPTLARADIGVSMGSLGSDAAVETSDVVLMEDKPSKIITAINIAKKTRHIAYQNIIAIILVKVIFLTLGAFGIATMWEAIISDVGMTVIALLNSFRLLIKK
- a CDS encoding HU family DNA-binding protein; its protein translation is MNKSELISKVAEKSGLQKKQATAAIEAFVETVEETLAKGEKIQIIGFGNFEVRERAARKGRNPQTNEVIEIAASKVPAFKAGKALKDAVK
- the mtrB gene encoding trp RNA-binding attenuation protein MtrB: MKQADYIIIRAEVDNVKVITKKINNEESLEILNKGEVIILNIFDNIKNFKIKGRARIVSTLDQVISE